One part of the Ailuropoda melanoleuca isolate Jingjing chromosome 6, ASM200744v2, whole genome shotgun sequence genome encodes these proteins:
- the EAF1 gene encoding ELL-associated factor 1 isoform X6, with protein sequence MAPPPPLPPRTQRSLPDAGSPAALLPRSPALQRRGGEDLLPAPGGRGLGSPSAPERCPGSVVPPDTGAGSLGSGRAGRVQVQARGSCRAMNGTANPLLDREEHCLRLGESFEKRPRASFHTIRYDFKPASIDTSCEGELQVGKGDEVTITLPHIPGSTPPMTVFKGNKRPYQKDCVLIINHDTGEYVLEKLSSSIQVKKTRAEGSSKIQARMEQQPPRPPQPSQPPPPPPPMPFRAPTKPPVGPKTSPLKDNPSPEPQLDDIKRELRAEVDIIEQMSSSSGSSSSDSESSSGSDDDSSSSGGEDNGPASPPQPAHQQPYNSRPAVANGTSQPQGSNQLMNTLRNDLQLSESGSDSDD encoded by the exons ATGGCACCGCCCCCGCCACTTCCGCCACGAACCCAGAGGTCCCTCCCCGACGCCGGAAGTCCCGCGGCCCTGCTTCCGCGCAGTCCTGCCCTACAGCGCCGCGGAGGAGAGGATCTGCTTCCGGCCCCGGGTGGGCGCGGGTTGGGCTCGCCGAGCGCTCCGGAGCGCTGTCCAGGGAGCGTCGTTCCCCCGGACACTGGCGCGGGAAGCTTGGGCAGCGGCCGCGCCGGGAGAGTGCAGGTCCAGGCGCGAGGCTCGTGCAGGGCCATGAACGGGACCGCGAACCCGCTGCTGGACCGCGAGGAGCACTGTTTGCGGCTCGGGGAGAGCTTCGAGAAGCGGCCGCGGGCCTCTTTCCACACCATTCGCT ATGACTTTAAGCCAGCATCTATAGATACTTCTTGTGAAGGAGAACTTCAGGTTGGCAAAGGAGATGAAGTCACAATTACACTGCCACATATCCCT GGATCTACACCACCAATGACTGTGTTCAAGGGGAACAAACGGCCTTATCAGAAAGACTGTGTACTTATCATTAATCATGACACTGGTGAATATGTGCTGGAGAAACTCAGTAGCAGCATTCAGGTCAAGAAAACAAG AGCTGAGGGGAGCAGTAAAATCCAAGCTCGAATGGAACAGCAGCCTCCTCGCCCCCCACAGCCATcacagccaccaccacctccaccacctaTGCCATTCAGAGCTCCAACAAAGCCTCCAGTTGGACCCAAAACTTCTCCCTTGAAAGATAACCCCTCACCTGAGCCCCAGCTGGATGACATCAAAAGAG AGCTGAGGGCCGAGGTTGACATTATTGAACAGATGAGCAGCAGCAGTGGGAGCAGTTCCTCAGACTCCGAGAGCTCGTCAGGAAGTGATGACGACAGCTCCAGCAGTGGGGGTGAGGACAATGGCCCAGCGTCCCCTCCGCAGCCCGCACACCAGCAGCCCTACAACAGCAGGCCGGCTGTGGCCAACGGAACCAGCCAGCCGCAAGGAAGCAACCAGCTCATGAACACACTCA gaaATGACTTGCAGTTGAGTGAGTCTGGCAGTGACAGTGATGACTAG
- the EAF1 gene encoding ELL-associated factor 1 isoform X4 has protein sequence MNGTANPLLDREEHCLRLGESFEKRPRASFHTIRYDFKPASIDTSCEGELQVGKGDEVTITLPHIPGSTPPMTVFKGNKRPYQKDCVLIINHDTGEYVLEKLSSSIQVKKTRAEGSSKIQARMEQQPPRPPQPSQPPPPPPPMPFRAPTKPPVGPKTSPLKDNPSPEPQLDDIKRELRAEVDIIEQMSSSSGSSSSDSESSSGSDDDSSSSGGEDNGPASPPQPAHQQPYNSRPAVANGTSQPQGSNQLMNTLSALLPPFCPSCSNPECLKTLPDALWGTKPPPLEKHYSRPCSSR, from the exons ATGAACGGGACCGCGAACCCGCTGCTGGACCGCGAGGAGCACTGTTTGCGGCTCGGGGAGAGCTTCGAGAAGCGGCCGCGGGCCTCTTTCCACACCATTCGCT ATGACTTTAAGCCAGCATCTATAGATACTTCTTGTGAAGGAGAACTTCAGGTTGGCAAAGGAGATGAAGTCACAATTACACTGCCACATATCCCT GGATCTACACCACCAATGACTGTGTTCAAGGGGAACAAACGGCCTTATCAGAAAGACTGTGTACTTATCATTAATCATGACACTGGTGAATATGTGCTGGAGAAACTCAGTAGCAGCATTCAGGTCAAGAAAACAAG AGCTGAGGGGAGCAGTAAAATCCAAGCTCGAATGGAACAGCAGCCTCCTCGCCCCCCACAGCCATcacagccaccaccacctccaccacctaTGCCATTCAGAGCTCCAACAAAGCCTCCAGTTGGACCCAAAACTTCTCCCTTGAAAGATAACCCCTCACCTGAGCCCCAGCTGGATGACATCAAAAGAG AGCTGAGGGCCGAGGTTGACATTATTGAACAGATGAGCAGCAGCAGTGGGAGCAGTTCCTCAGACTCCGAGAGCTCGTCAGGAAGTGATGACGACAGCTCCAGCAGTGGGGGTGAGGACAATGGCCCAGCGTCCCCTCCGCAGCCCGCACACCAGCAGCCCTACAACAGCAGGCCGGCTGTGGCCAACGGAACCAGCCAGCCGCAAGGAAGCAACCAGCTCATGAACACACTCA gtgcccttcttcctcccttctgcccAAGTTGTAGCAACCCAGAATGTCTCAAGACATTGCCAGATGCCCTCTGGGGGACAAAACCACCCCCACTGGAGAAACACTACTCAAGGCCCTGCTCTTCTCGTTGA